In one window of Massilibacterium senegalense DNA:
- the rsmA gene encoding 16S rRNA (adenine(1518)-N(6)/adenine(1519)-N(6))-dimethyltransferase RsmA, with product MNKDISTPNRTKEILQKYGFTFKKSFGQNFLIDQNILRNIVGHATITDESGVIEIGPGIGALTEQIAKQAKKVVAFEIDPRLIPILEETLTPYPHVTVLLQDVLKANVKEVIEREFEGIEDIMVVANLPYYVTTPILMKLLIEELPIRGIVVMIQKEVADRLSAVPGTKDYNSLSIAVQYYADVETVMNVPKTVFIPQPNVDSAVIRLTMRKEPPVHVQDTEFLFALVRASFANRRKTLWNNLVTFFGKEQKDKLAALLEQVNIDTKRRGETLTIEEFAVLSETLLPLKK from the coding sequence ATGAATAAAGATATCTCAACCCCGAACCGAACGAAAGAAATTTTACAGAAATACGGGTTTACTTTTAAAAAAAGTTTTGGTCAAAACTTTTTAATTGACCAAAATATTTTACGAAATATCGTTGGTCATGCAACGATTACAGACGAGTCTGGTGTCATTGAAATTGGACCGGGAATTGGGGCGCTTACGGAACAAATTGCGAAACAAGCAAAAAAAGTAGTCGCATTTGAAATAGACCCTCGTTTAATCCCTATTTTAGAAGAGACACTGACACCATATCCGCATGTAACGGTGTTGTTACAAGATGTGTTAAAAGCAAATGTAAAAGAAGTAATAGAACGAGAATTCGAAGGAATCGAAGATATTATGGTCGTTGCAAATTTACCTTATTACGTAACAACCCCAATTTTAATGAAATTGCTAATAGAAGAATTGCCAATCCGTGGCATTGTTGTGATGATCCAAAAAGAAGTAGCAGATCGTTTAAGCGCTGTTCCTGGCACGAAAGACTACAATTCCTTATCCATTGCGGTTCAGTACTATGCTGACGTAGAAACGGTCATGAACGTGCCAAAAACGGTGTTTATTCCGCAACCAAACGTCGACTCTGCGGTCATTCGTTTAACGATGCGTAAAGAACCACCTGTACACGTACAAGATACCGAATTTTTATTTGCATTAGTACGTGCTTCTTTTGCCAATCGGAGAAAAACATTGTGGAATAACTTAGTGACGTTCTTTGGAAAAGAACAAAAAGACAAGTTAGCAGCGCTGTTAGAACAAGTGAATATCGACACAAAACGCCGCGGGGAAACGTTAACGATTGAAGAATTTGCTGTTCTTTCTGAAACGTTACTTCCGTTAAAAAAATAG
- the yabG gene encoding sporulation peptidase YabG: MQLKVGTMVARKSYGCDILFRITELDFENKIAILCGEDIRLVADAPFHDLVFVDEREKQKHKELEKKRQDETIRMFRQHYRVVQEKMTYLVTDEYTMQKSFFELPGQVLHIDGDAHYLSKCEELYKKLGVPFIGFHMTEEEMVKKVPPLFEQYQPHIIVITGHDAYLKQKGEVDELKAYRHTRFFIETVKKIRKRTLQLDYPIIFAGACQSHFEKLIRAGANFASSPARVNIHALDPVYIAAKCSYTPITEYLNVWEVLKHTITGEKGVGGIDTKGTLRTGMPFKK, from the coding sequence GTGCAGTTAAAAGTCGGAACAATGGTGGCTAGGAAATCTTACGGTTGTGATATTTTGTTTCGGATTACCGAGCTTGATTTTGAAAATAAAATAGCCATATTATGCGGGGAAGATATTCGTCTAGTAGCCGATGCCCCTTTTCATGATTTAGTATTTGTCGATGAAAGAGAAAAGCAAAAGCATAAAGAACTGGAAAAGAAACGACAAGATGAAACCATTCGTATGTTTCGGCAACATTACCGAGTTGTGCAAGAAAAAATGACTTATTTGGTGACCGATGAATATACGATGCAAAAATCGTTTTTTGAACTGCCTGGGCAAGTGCTTCATATTGACGGGGATGCGCATTACCTAAGCAAATGTGAAGAACTGTATAAAAAATTAGGTGTGCCCTTTATCGGATTTCATATGACGGAAGAAGAAATGGTAAAAAAAGTACCACCTTTATTTGAACAATACCAACCACACATTATTGTTATTACAGGGCACGATGCCTATTTGAAACAAAAAGGTGAAGTAGATGAGTTAAAAGCTTATCGGCATACGCGTTTTTTTATCGAAACGGTTAAAAAAATTCGAAAACGGACATTGCAATTAGATTATCCGATTATTTTTGCAGGGGCATGTCAGTCACATTTTGAAAAATTAATTCGAGCAGGAGCAAATTTTGCAAGTTCTCCTGCTCGAGTAAATATTCATGCACTAGACCCCGTCTATATTGCCGCAAAATGTAGTTATACGCCAATTACAGAGTACTTAAACGTGTGGGAAGTGTTAAAACATACGATTACAGGAGAAAAGGGAGTAGGCGGCATTGATACGAAAGGAACGCTTCGAACAGGGATGCCTTTTAAAAAGTAA
- the veg gene encoding biofilm formation stimulator Veg, with protein MAKTLAEIKRKLDEHVGKRLTLKANGGRRKTIQRSGVLEETYPSVFIVKLDPTENAFERVSYSYADVLTETVELTFQAK; from the coding sequence ATGGCAAAAACATTAGCAGAGATTAAGCGTAAGCTCGATGAACATGTTGGAAAAAGATTAACGTTAAAGGCAAACGGTGGCCGTCGTAAAACGATACAGCGTTCCGGTGTTTTAGAAGAAACATACCCTTCTGTATTTATTGTGAAGCTAGATCCAACAGAAAATGCATTCGAACGTGTATCTTATAGCTATGCTGATGTTTTAACTGAAACGGTCGAATTAACATTTCAAGCAAAATAA
- a CDS encoding small, acid-soluble spore protein, alpha/beta type yields MAKRGVMSNQLKEEIAKELGIYDVVQKEGWGGIKARDAGNMVKKAIEMAQRQLDNKQ; encoded by the coding sequence ATGGCGAAGCGTGGAGTTATGAGCAATCAACTAAAAGAAGAAATTGCGAAAGAACTTGGCATTTATGATGTAGTACAAAAAGAAGGCTGGGGCGGTATTAAGGCAAGGGACGCAGGGAATATGGTAAAAAAAGCAATCGAAATGGCACAAAGACAACTGGACAACAAGCAATAA
- the ispE gene encoding 4-(cytidine 5'-diphospho)-2-C-methyl-D-erythritol kinase: MKVSVKAPAKINLALDVLGKRPDGYHEVHMVMTTIDLADRIELMDLGEDRITLVTDYRFVPDDNRNFAYQAARLLKEKFHITRGVQITIDKCIPVAAGLAGGSSDAAATLRGLNKLWNLQLSTQELAELGSEIGSDVAFCVYGGTAIASGRGEKVEPISSPPPCWVVLAKPNIGVSTAEVYGKVQMETIQHANVREMVQAIEKQDYEGICEHLSNSLEAITMELHPEVEQIKEQMRRFGADGVLMSGSGPTVFALTKYESRMQRIYNGLRGFCDQVYAVRLLSESPLE, encoded by the coding sequence ATGAAGGTATCTGTAAAAGCACCAGCTAAGATTAATTTAGCGCTTGATGTACTTGGAAAACGACCGGACGGGTATCACGAAGTACATATGGTGATGACGACGATTGATTTAGCTGATCGAATTGAATTAATGGATTTAGGGGAAGATCGCATTACGTTAGTAACGGATTATCGTTTTGTCCCGGATGATAATCGCAATTTTGCTTATCAAGCTGCGAGATTGTTAAAAGAAAAGTTTCACATCACCCGTGGTGTTCAAATTACGATTGATAAATGTATTCCTGTTGCGGCTGGTTTAGCTGGTGGCAGCAGTGATGCTGCTGCTACGTTACGTGGGTTAAATAAATTGTGGAACTTACAACTATCTACACAGGAACTAGCAGAGCTTGGCAGTGAAATTGGCTCGGATGTGGCGTTTTGTGTTTATGGCGGTACTGCTATTGCATCTGGACGTGGAGAAAAGGTTGAACCAATTTCTTCTCCTCCACCTTGTTGGGTTGTGTTAGCAAAACCGAATATTGGCGTGTCAACAGCAGAAGTATACGGAAAAGTACAAATGGAGACGATTCAACATGCTAACGTTCGTGAAATGGTGCAAGCGATTGAAAAGCAAGATTATGAAGGAATTTGTGAACATTTAAGTAATTCCCTTGAAGCGATTACGATGGAATTACACCCAGAAGTAGAACAAATTAAAGAGCAAATGAGGCGGTTCGGAGCGGACGGTGTATTAATGAGCGGCAGTGGCCCGACTGTTTTTGCGTTAACAAAGTATGAATCACGTATGCAACGTATTTATAACGGACTTCGTGGCTTTTGTGATCAAGTGTATGCCGTTCGACTTTTAAGTGAGTCACCTCTTGAATAA
- the purR gene encoding pur operon repressor: MKMRRSGRLVDMTCYLLQHPHELISLTFFSERYEAAKSSISEDLGIIKTNFETQGIGSLITIAGAAGGVKYIPLMSEEESNEVIQVLSEKLEDPERLLPGGYLYLTDLLGDPKLMNRAGRLLASFFANQDIEYVMTVATKGIPLAYTVASYLDVPMVIVRRDNKVTEGSTVSINYVSGSTKRIQTMVLARRSLPQGSNVLIIDDFMKAGGTIQGMVNLLEEFNANVCGIGVLVEADSEDADVEERLVDDYISLVKLEKVDVKKKEISAVPGNVLQHYEKLLDRTK, from the coding sequence ATGAAAATGCGTCGGAGCGGTAGATTAGTGGATATGACTTGTTATTTGTTGCAACATCCCCATGAATTAATTTCTCTTACTTTTTTTTCAGAACGTTACGAAGCAGCAAAGTCCTCTATTTCAGAAGACTTAGGGATTATTAAAACAAATTTTGAAACACAAGGAATCGGTTCGCTTATTACAATTGCAGGAGCGGCAGGTGGGGTAAAATACATACCATTAATGAGTGAAGAAGAGTCGAATGAAGTGATTCAAGTGCTATCAGAAAAACTTGAAGATCCAGAACGACTTTTACCTGGCGGCTATTTGTATTTGACGGATTTATTAGGAGATCCGAAATTAATGAATCGGGCAGGACGGTTGTTAGCTTCCTTTTTTGCTAACCAGGACATTGAGTATGTGATGACTGTTGCAACAAAAGGGATTCCATTAGCATATACAGTAGCATCTTATTTAGATGTTCCGATGGTAATTGTTCGACGAGATAATAAAGTAACAGAAGGCTCGACAGTAAGTATTAACTACGTGTCTGGCTCGACAAAAAGAATTCAAACGATGGTGCTTGCACGTCGCAGCTTACCACAAGGTTCTAACGTATTAATTATTGATGACTTTATGAAAGCTGGTGGTACCATCCAAGGAATGGTTAATTTACTCGAAGAATTTAATGCCAATGTATGTGGGATTGGTGTACTAGTGGAAGCGGATTCAGAAGATGCTGACGTAGAAGAACGGTTAGTCGACGACTACATTTCACTAGTAAAGCTTGAAAAGGTAGATGTGAAAAAGAAAGAAATTTCAGCAGTCCCAGGGAACGTGCTCCAACATTACGAAAAATTATTAGATCGTACAAAATGA
- the spoVG gene encoding septation regulator SpoVG — MEVTDVRLRRVNTEGRMRAIASITLDHEFVVHDIRVIDGNNGLFVAMPSKRTPDGEFRDIAHPINSNTRGKIQEAVLAEYHRVGEAELEEAGAS; from the coding sequence GTGGAAGTGACTGACGTTAGATTACGCCGTGTCAATACGGAAGGACGTATGCGAGCAATCGCCTCCATTACGCTTGATCATGAATTTGTAGTTCATGATATCCGTGTGATTGATGGTAATAATGGTTTATTTGTTGCAATGCCTAGTAAACGTACGCCAGATGGTGAGTTCCGTGACATTGCACACCCGATTAATTCGAATACTCGTGGTAAAATTCAAGAAGCTGTGTTAGCTGAATATCATCGTGTCGGAGAAGCAGAATTAGAAGAAGCTGGAGCTTCATAA
- the glmU gene encoding bifunctional UDP-N-acetylglucosamine diphosphorylase/glucosamine-1-phosphate N-acetyltransferase GlmU → MTKRFAVILAAGQGTRMKSKLYKVLHKVCGKPMVEHVVDQVAGLNCEKIVTIVGFGAEKVKERLGDRVEYAFQEEQLGTGHAVLMAKENLAQYEGETLVVCGDTPLITKETMEALLNTHKQRGAKATILTAKMDQPTGYGRIIRNEQGFVERIVEEKDATPEEKAVTEINTGTYCFDNRYLFETLKKVGNDNAQGEYYLPDVIGILKNEGETIAAYVTPSFEETIGVNDRIALSVAEKIMKQRINENHMRQGVTIIDPNTTYIGADVQIGRDTIIYPNTMLSGRVTIGEDCQIGPNTEIENATIGDETVIRQSVVEDSSVGKRVKIGPFAHLRPASDISDDVKIGNFVEIKKSVLKQGAKASHLSYIGDAEIGENVNLGCGSITVNYDGVHKFKTIVEDDAFIGCNSNLIAPVRIEKGAYVAAGSTITNDVPHGALSIARARQTNKEGYAEKINQKKNS, encoded by the coding sequence ATGACAAAGCGATTTGCGGTAATTTTAGCCGCTGGACAGGGAACAAGAATGAAATCCAAACTTTACAAAGTATTGCATAAAGTTTGCGGAAAACCAATGGTAGAACATGTTGTAGATCAAGTAGCAGGGTTAAATTGCGAAAAAATTGTCACGATTGTCGGTTTCGGTGCTGAAAAAGTAAAAGAGCGACTAGGTGACCGCGTAGAATATGCATTTCAAGAAGAACAATTAGGAACAGGCCATGCTGTTTTAATGGCAAAAGAAAACCTTGCACAATATGAAGGAGAAACATTAGTTGTGTGTGGAGATACGCCGCTTATTACGAAAGAAACAATGGAAGCGCTACTAAACACGCACAAACAAAGAGGGGCAAAAGCAACAATTTTAACTGCAAAAATGGACCAACCAACTGGATACGGACGAATTATCCGCAATGAACAAGGGTTCGTTGAACGTATCGTGGAAGAAAAAGATGCGACGCCAGAAGAAAAAGCAGTAACAGAAATCAACACAGGTACGTATTGTTTCGATAATCGTTACTTATTTGAAACGTTGAAAAAAGTAGGCAATGATAATGCACAAGGAGAATATTACTTGCCAGACGTTATTGGAATTTTAAAAAATGAAGGAGAAACCATTGCTGCTTACGTTACACCATCTTTTGAAGAAACAATCGGTGTAAATGACCGCATAGCGTTATCTGTTGCAGAAAAAATAATGAAACAACGTATAAACGAAAACCATATGCGTCAAGGTGTGACGATTATTGACCCGAATACAACGTATATCGGCGCGGACGTTCAAATTGGTCGTGATACGATTATTTATCCAAACACTATGCTTTCTGGTCGCGTTACAATCGGAGAAGATTGCCAAATTGGTCCGAATACAGAAATTGAAAACGCTACAATTGGCGATGAAACTGTTATTCGTCAATCGGTTGTAGAAGATAGCTCGGTAGGAAAACGAGTTAAAATTGGTCCTTTTGCTCATCTTCGTCCTGCTTCTGATATTTCCGACGATGTGAAAATTGGAAACTTCGTTGAAATTAAAAAATCAGTGTTGAAACAAGGGGCAAAAGCATCCCACTTAAGTTATATTGGTGATGCTGAAATTGGGGAAAATGTAAACCTAGGTTGTGGTTCGATTACCGTTAACTATGATGGTGTCCATAAGTTTAAAACGATTGTAGAAGATGACGCCTTTATCGGATGTAATTCTAATTTAATTGCACCAGTTCGTATTGAAAAAGGAGCGTACGTTGCTGCTGGTTCAACAATCACCAACGATGTTCCGCACGGTGCGCTATCGATTGCACGTGCTAGACAAACGAATAAAGAAGGCTACGCAGAAAAAATAAATCAAAAGAAAAATTCTTAA
- a CDS encoding ribose-phosphate diphosphokinase, which yields MTSLNNDSHFKVLTLSSNPELAHEIVEHIGVKMAKSTSKTFSDGEIQINIEESVRGCDVYVIQSTCQPVNDNLMELLIMLDALKRASAKTINVVIPYYGYARQDRKARAREPITAKLVANIIETAGATRVITCDLHATQIQGFFDIPVDQLLGVPILADYFEEQNLEDIVVVSPDHGGVTRARKMADRLKSPIAIIDKRRPRPNVAEVMNIVGNVEGKTCILVDDIIDTAGTITLAANALIESGAKEVYACCTHPVLSGPAIERIENSKIKKMVVLNTIPLPEEKKIEKIVQLSVAELMAEAIVRVQNKMSVSKLFD from the coding sequence ATGACTTCTTTAAATAATGACTCTCACTTTAAAGTATTAACATTAAGTTCAAATCCAGAGCTTGCACACGAAATTGTGGAACACATTGGTGTGAAAATGGCAAAAAGTACGAGTAAAACATTTAGTGACGGAGAAATCCAAATTAACATTGAAGAAAGCGTTCGTGGTTGTGACGTATATGTCATTCAATCTACATGCCAACCGGTAAATGACAATTTAATGGAATTACTAATTATGTTAGATGCCTTAAAACGTGCATCTGCCAAAACTATTAACGTTGTTATTCCATACTATGGGTACGCTCGTCAAGACCGGAAAGCACGTGCTCGCGAGCCAATTACAGCGAAATTGGTTGCCAATATCATCGAAACAGCAGGTGCGACTCGTGTTATTACTTGTGATTTACATGCAACGCAAATTCAAGGCTTTTTTGACATTCCAGTAGATCAACTATTAGGTGTACCGATTTTAGCGGATTATTTTGAAGAACAAAACTTAGAAGATATTGTCGTTGTTTCTCCAGACCATGGCGGTGTAACACGCGCGCGTAAAATGGCAGATCGTTTAAAATCACCGATTGCTATTATCGACAAACGTCGCCCTCGTCCAAACGTGGCTGAGGTGATGAATATTGTTGGCAATGTAGAAGGAAAAACGTGTATTTTAGTCGATGATATTATCGATACAGCAGGTACGATTACATTAGCGGCTAATGCGCTAATTGAAAGCGGTGCAAAAGAAGTGTATGCATGTTGTACACATCCTGTTTTATCAGGTCCTGCTATTGAACGCATTGAAAATTCAAAAATTAAAAAAATGGTCGTTTTAAATACAATTCCACTACCCGAAGAAAAGAAAATTGAAAAAATTGTCCAATTATCAGTTGCTGAATTGATGGCAGAAGCGATAGTTCGTGTTCAAAATAAGATGTCAGTAAGCAAGCTTTTTGACTAA
- a CDS encoding 50S ribosomal protein L25/general stress protein Ctc: protein MSTTIVASPRKDTKRSTVKALRKEGKIPAVVYGKNLDTQAIAVDGLELNKTLREHGRNALLSLQTSDGQTHAVLVQEVQTDSIKRNWIHVDFHKVSMTEKIDIEVPIVLKGQALGEKEGGVVDQTLREVVINVLPTEIPETLEYDISELNIGDVVTVNDLKEKYSYEYVTDGEEAIVSIVPPTQLGETDGDEEAAEPEVIGEKSAE from the coding sequence ATGTCTACTACAATAGTAGCAAGTCCGAGAAAAGATACGAAACGTTCAACTGTAAAAGCGCTTCGTAAGGAAGGAAAAATCCCGGCAGTCGTTTATGGAAAAAACCTAGACACTCAAGCGATTGCAGTTGATGGCCTAGAGCTAAATAAAACATTACGTGAACATGGTCGAAATGCTTTGTTAAGTTTACAAACATCAGACGGTCAAACCCATGCAGTATTAGTTCAAGAAGTTCAAACTGATTCTATTAAGCGTAACTGGATTCATGTAGACTTCCATAAGGTAAGTATGACCGAAAAAATTGATATTGAAGTACCAATAGTGTTAAAAGGACAAGCCCTTGGTGAAAAAGAAGGTGGCGTTGTCGACCAAACATTACGTGAAGTGGTTATTAACGTACTTCCAACAGAAATTCCAGAAACGCTTGAATACGATATTAGCGAATTAAACATTGGTGATGTTGTAACTGTAAATGATTTAAAAGAAAAATATTCATATGAATATGTGACTGACGGTGAAGAAGCAATTGTTTCTATCGTACCTCCTACACAATTAGGAGAAACTGATGGAGACGAAGAAGCTGCAGAACCAGAAGTTATTGGCGAAAAATCAGCAGAATAA